AACCATTGAACATATCCTCAAGGTGGAAGTAAGGCGTGCCGAAGGTCTTGTTGTCTTTGTTTGCTTTCCACTACTTTAGCCTAAGCCATGACATCAAACCTTATAGCAGAATTATATAAATCAATTTAAATATAGATAATAACTTCAATAACATTGAATAACttgaatatttaaaatataaagCAATATACAAGGCATATAGAATTATATTGCTAATATTACCTAACATTTTTGAATGGGTGGTTTAATATAAACAGACTGACTGATTGTAGTAGTATTGACTGAATGAAGGAATAGCAGAAgattttttctccatctccacgGACTGGTACATGCAAAACCTCAGATGGTGACCTatattatgtaagggataatgtatagtccaccgGTCAGTTTCGTCCTGAGTTACACTGAATTGCCGTTACGTTAATTGAACAGACTAtgatatgaaaggtgtgaattataagcacaaaacccgttgccaatggcagcgatCATAATATTGTTGCAAAACAGACCTCCGAACTTTGGGGTGGCCAGTTCAAATCAGTgaaactttttgcaacattctgagaaGCCGTACAATACTGCCTGGCTGCCTGAATTGTCCGTATGTACACTACAGAGAAGGGTGTATTTTATTCGTAgctcattttacattttaaaatgctcGTAGTCGACCTGTTGGCAAGAACAATAAAATATACTCCTACCCTAATCCCTTATTTTTTAATTCATGAGTTTCGTTTTTATGTAGGGTATTTAATAGATTTTATGTTGAACTTTATCCaaagtaaaatgtattttattttattaagcacatttgaaaataactcacgttgaccaaagtgctgtacaattaaatcacaataaaatatcaaattaaatagaaaacagaaactaAACAATTCAATCACAAtacaatagaaaataaaatagaaaaacagaaacaaaacactcaactaagcatcgatatacacagaaagcaagtatacaaattatcaaCTCCGATCATGAGGATCCAAATGCTAAACAAAAGTGggttttgagcctggacttgaaggagtcaatagagggggctgattttatagagagagggatgctgtTTTATGATGAACTCAATTAGATTTACAGATTTTTGGATTTTGAGGTTTGGGCTACTGAGCCTAGCCCATGTAATGCCATTACAGTCTAAAAAGGTATGGGTTATAAGTAGGGTAGTCTATCAATACACttgaaatgtaaaactaaataATCATCTCAGCCTTAAGCTGAATGACAGTCAGGAGAAGGACTTTTCTGGGACCGAAAGACATCAGTGATTTAGACAGAACGCAGAAAAGGTTGGAGGaatttattttaacacacataAACGATGTCTTGCTCCAAAATGTATTGAATGTCGAGTAGCGATGCCCTACATAATGCTGGTAGTAGGCTAGGACCTTTTCTTTGTTCCGTCGTTTATGTTGGGTGTTCAGTGTAGGCTAGGTTGCGTGCAAACCTTAAAGTGATTTAAGCTGACAATCGCCTATAAATATTTCTGAAACGAAGAGTTCGCATGATCGCATCAAAGGCTAATCTGCTATTTACTTCATAAAAGTGGAAAACAATCACGACATCCCGACTCTTAAAGGTGTTTTTTAAAAAAGGCGACAGAGCCTACTTTTATGAatttaacagatgcttttaATCAACAATAACAAAGAAACATATTATCAGTATGCAAACAAACCTGTGGCCATTAAGCATCCTGCTTTACCAGTTTACCcgccgtaaaaaaaaaaaatgaaaaaaaggtaATTAGGTCCGTAATCAATTTAATGTAACTACGCGATAACCTCCTCACACATTTACAACCTTTTTATGAACCTGCCAGTGTCATTGTCCTAGATCAGGTGGTAATGCATCTCCCTGGCGTTGCCACTGAATAAATACTCCACTATATTTCCTTCATTACAAATTCAACCCCATAGCCACATTGCCAAATAAAAGTACATTCGAGTTAAATCGCCTGGCACAACATAAGAAGAAtcagaagaacaataaaactaactattaaataaaaaagcatAACATATTTTTAATTTTCGTAATTCACTGAAAATATGCAGGCCTATTTAAACACATCCCAGTGACAGGTGACTTTTCATGAAGGGAATGCTCTTGTTTAACTGTAACGACGCATTGATGGAAAACTATGTTAGTGGGTCTAACCCACTATTAGACGTACTACAACCTATTAGGTGCGGCAATAACGTCATAGACAAAAGATCCTCTTACGTCATAAATGGTAGCGCAGCATTTAACGCACGTACCTTGTTTGCATGCAGCACTTGAGATAAGTAAGTAAGCCAAGATGGGTGTGAGTGAGAACTCGCTCCCTGGTATCAAGGTCCCATGTCCACCCAGCGAGTCACGTCAGAAGGAACAATTAGGGAGACGCCGGCTGAACCGTCTGCAAGTGCAAGGAACTAGCTTCCCGCAGTTATCAGATAGAGGGCTAAcacaggctgctgctgctaagGAGACCTCTGATGCTTGGAGGAGGGACAGAGTCACACACTATAACCAGAGCCCTGCAGAGGTACTCATCCTCCATTTACAGCCTCCAAGCCCAGACGCCGATTCCTTTTGGCCCAATATGGTTTGCCAGACTATGGAGGCTTCCCTGGCACCTGCTCAAGGCCAGCATCCTCCTGTGATGGCCAGTGATGACCTTCTCTTTGAGCCCACAGCACCCGCAAAAGAGGCTAGAAGCTCCAGATTTGAGACCATTGCCCAGCCTGGGGAGGTAGCATCAGAAGCCATCAGGAGAAGAGCCAGAGACCAGCAGCTTCCTGTCATCCCCACTCATGAGCTTTTCTTTGATCTGAAGTCGTCAGCAAAGGTCAAGAGCTCTACTGGGGTTCACTGGCCCGAAGGGATTGCCCAGGAAGCCGCAGCTAGAAGGGAACGACTTTTAAAGCGCCACAAAAGACCAATGGATGAGCTTCTCTGGGAGCCCAAGTCTCTAGCTGAGGAAACCAAGAGCTCAAGTTCCGCTGTGGTTAGCCAGGATGAAGAGATATGCCCAGCTTTAGAAGTCAGAGGATACAGAAGACCTCTGCCATCCTTTGAGGTAAAGGTGCCGTTCAATCCAAATAATTCCACCGTGAGTAACGGAACCAGAGAGTCAGTTAAGGAACCTTCTGTCAGGCGCAGAAACAGAAGAGTGGAACTGCTCCAGAGCACCATTGTTCAGCCTCTTTTCTTTGAGCCAAAACCTCCTGCAAAGGCAGAGACTTGCTCTAGTCTCCCAAAGGCTGAGGAGCCTATGAGGACAACCGCTGCTGTCAGAACCAGAGTCAGAGCCTTAAAGCCATGCCTGACCCTAACTGATGAAGCTCTTTACCAACCTGTCTTTATCCCCACTAGAGCGCGCCCTCTCAGGAACCTATGCAAGCTCCACGCGGAGACAGAACCAGCCAGCGGCACCAGAACCTCTTGGAGGTACTAGTCCCTGAGCTGAAGCCCCCAGCAAAGGCAACACACccccattgcccccccccccctccgtagGCCAAGTTATGCAGAGGAATTGTGTCAGATCCGTGCGTTTGACTGACAGTGCTGCAAGTGCTGTGACGACCCGTGACGAAGCTTCCTTGCCCTGACCCGCCAACTGTCTCGGCGGCGACCCCTGTTGGAGCTGCGGGCGTAGATGCATGGCCGTGCCGATGTATGGACACTCTGCATGCCCCGCTCCCCCCTTACAGCGGCCCTGAGATGCGGGCCTAGGTGTGCCAGGCCGTCGGGCACCGCTGGTCTCCGACTCAGTCTCACGCTCAATGCGGAGTGCCCCAGGATCCTCATCCCTCCCCTGCCTGTCTCTAGCAGACCCCCAAGATGACAGCAGAAATGTCATCTTGGAGGAGGCCGCCCCTCTGGAGCAGGTCCCCTCTAGAGGCAGAAGAggtctcggtctcggtctcGGCAGCAACTGCATCACCCTGGATCTGCCAAGGCCCAACCCCTTCACCATGGAAACCCGACTCCCCGTTCGAGATCACCGCGTCTTCAAGCGGTGAGCTCCGGGGATGCCCCCCTTCAGTCGGTCCAGCGCGCCCCTATGTGGGAGAGTGACCTCTCACCTTTGCACCCTGTGAGACCTGCTTGCTGTTGTCAGGTGTGAGGGACTCTCCCACTGGGCTCCACAGCAGAGGGGCTGCAGCAAGAGGTAGAACACTGAGCAATTACAATTCCCCTAGAACAGTATGTTTGCAGTTTTCAGTATGGTCCTGTCAATCAAATATTATGCCCTACTTTTTAATACATCTTTTTAAAAGCACCTCTCCATAGTCCATAGTATGGTACAGTCCAGAGCATAGTGTTGGCTAGTTCATATTTATAGTCCCTTATTATTTCTATTTTATAATATTGCTTAGTGTTGTATGACAGCTCTTGGCTGTCATGTTGCAGTGTTTGAGTTTCCATTCTGTCCTGTTCACCTCTAGCACAGACCCAGCTATTATGGACTGTGAAGCCGACTGAAGAACTTaaaggagagaagtgtgtgtctgagggggtcGGGAGAAGGACAGGTGAGACTCAGCACATCATCTCCAAGGGCAACATGGCACACAGCAGCAGACTCTGGAACTTTTCAGAGTCCTATGCTGCTTTCTGTGGTTGGAGCCTGGCTGATACTCACTTAGTCAGTACTATGTCATCATGATCTGCTGTGGGATGtagagtgtctgtttgtgattgtaacgtgtgtgtgtgtgtgatatgatctCTTAACAGCTCCTACCCCTTTCACTCACCAtcggaatgacacacacaaactcagacacaagTTAAGGCGTTGGTGTGTGACGTACTGATAAGGGATGGCAAGAGTGTGAGACAGTGGGGGTAAGGAGACGCCCAGGTAATGGTCTCTAATTGATGAAGTGCCTTTCACAATTAGTATTGACCCAAATGTTAAAAAGGTTTAACTATGatcttttatttacatttataacgtgtatgtaatgtgtgtaatgtatctgtgtgtgatcaACTCCACCCCCGATTactcaccatctcacacacacacatcaaaatagAGCCCAGCGATCTCTGAAGAATCATAGAGGAATGATGATGACAAcataagacgtgtgtgtgtgtgacttagcGGATTTGGAAAAGCTCAGGTGATCTTTTAGCTGCTGTTTTAGGTGTGTTCCGGAGGACTTATGAATTGTAATAATGGAATTTGGAGAAAACTAatgcaaactgtgtgtgtgtgtgtgtatgatctccTACCGCAGAAAGgtggatggaggaggaagacgattcctacaggagtgtgtgtcagagggggtTTACAGTAAAACAGGTGAGACACATctgtacactcatacacaccacatgatgtcacttcctcaAGTATGGAGTTTAAAGGTGATCAGCTTTTCTATCCAGAGTGTGGAAGTGTGTAACGTGAAGTTTGTAGAGTTGAATAGAGTAGTCTGTAGAGTTGAGTATAGTAGTCTGTAAAGTTCAGTAGAGTAGTCTGTAGAACATGTAGTGTTAGCGAGTGTGAAGTTTATATGGCTTTTAagtttgtgatgtgtgtcatctctctctgcagcccaCAAGTGCAAAAGCCCCCTAAATACTCAACATcggattgacacacacacacacacacacacacacacacacacacacacacactgatgacatAGGACCAGTGGATATTCCTGGAGCTGAAGCACAGATGACTACACAGCAGGCCTTGAGGCTACATTGTTGGCTCCATAACAACTAGCTTAATTTCCGAACCTGTTTTCTTACTTCTTTAAATGGACATCAAATCTTCTTAATTCTCTATCAAGGAATCAATAAAGTCTTCTCCCAAAACTACATATTCTGCTCATTTTGCACAGCAATAGAAATAAAGGCCTCCACAGAGCAATGTCTGTGGACAATACTGTAATATATGAACCATGACACATCTATGGGAATGTGTCCTAAGTGTACTGCTCTTAGCCATCCTTTATTGTGTGGGTGTCAGAAGGATACAACTCACTTACCTTACTTACTACACGTATAttgatattattttatttaatattctcCACTCCTACGCCTtgtaaactgctgctagcctttcatttaaatttaaattgttgttactctgttatatcttatatatttttatttttgatctTTTATGCCCTTCTACTGCGTAGATTTTGCCTGCCAAGTCACAAGAATTTCACTGCTCTGATGACGCTAAgctatttggtgcatgtgacaaataaaacactttgactttgactttatgTGGCACAAAGAGGTTTTCCAGTAGAGGACAGTACAGGTAGAAAATAAATCTTTGTGTTGCTTACTTTGGACGGAACATTAAAGATCAAACCTACACAAGAAGGAAGATTTTGTATCATGCATGCAAGACATATTGTATCTGTTGGAGATTAACGATTTTGCACATCATAAACATTACTTTAACATTGAAACATTCAAATATGACTTTCAAGCCGCGCCTGCCCAAGATGACTCTTGTCCAGTAGAGGGCGCAATGGACCAGAAGTTCATAAATTGGAGCTGTGGcatagtttttttctctccttctctttcctcttgtaTAAGTCTTTCTGTTTCCATCTTTTAGAAAAAGGGAAAGGAGTTGTTTGAATTATAACTTAATCATTATTGCAGAATAAATTCTTACACTGTAAAAATTAGTAAagactatttttcacacaaaaacTTGAAACAGTAATTCAAGTTGGGGTCTTGAGACCTCGAAAAAGTACTTTTGTCACTGGGAACAATAATACTGGTATAGTAGGCTTGTTCCACAGTCttacacacaataacaaaaagCCTATGGACAGGATCTGGCGCGTAACACAATAAAGAAAGCCAGAAGGAATGGACCCGTGCTGGGAAGTATTCCATGGAGACCAACTGTGATAGCAAAGAAGACAGTCTACTACAGCAGATGACTTGGATCCTCTCTAAGCCTGATTATTTCCAGAGTCGGTCTGTACAGGTATGAGGTTGTAGCCTACCACCCAACTCAGGTAACCTCCCTCACCACGGTTTACCACAGGACTCCAGGAGGTCTTCCAGAGCTCAGGAGGTGGGGGTCTTTCAGGCTTTAGAAATAAAGGTATGTTATGTCAACATAGGACTACTAAACAACTCAATTTGTGAAAACCATTGAACATATCCTCAAGGTGGAAGTAAGGCGTGCCGAAGGTCTTGTTGTCTTTGTTTGCTTTCCACTACTTTAGCCTAAGCCATGACATCAAACCTTATAGCAGAATTATATAAATCAATTTAAATATAGATAATAACTTCAATAACATTGAATAACttgaatatttaaaatataaagCAATATACAAGGCATATAGAATTATATTGCTAATATTACCTAACATTTTTGAATGGGTGGTTTAATATAAACAGACTGACTGATTGTAGTAGTATTGACTGAATGAAGGAATAGCAGAAgattttttctccatctccacgGACTGGTACATGCAAAACCTCAGATGGTGACCTatattatgtaagggataatgtatagtccaccgGTCAGTTTCGTCCTGAGTTACACTGAATTGCCGTTACGTTAATTGAACAGACTAtgatatgaaaggtgtgaattataagcacaaaacccgttgccaatggcagcgatCATAATATTGTTGCAAAACAGACCTCCGAACTTTGGGGTGGCCAGTTCAAATCAGTgaaactttttgcaacattctgagaaGCCGTACAATACTGCCTGGCTGCCTGAATTGTCCGTATGTACACTACAGAGAAGGGTGTATTTTATTCGTAgctcattttacattttaaaatgctcGTAGTCGACCTGTTGGCAAGAACAATAAAATATACTCCTACCCTAATCCCTTATTTTTTAATTCATGAGTTTCGTTTTTATGTAGGGTATTTAATAGATTTTATGTTGAACTTTATCCaaagtaaaatgtattttattttattaagcacatttgaaaataactcacgttgaccaaagtgctgtacaattaaatcacaataaaatatcaaattaaatagaaaacagaaactaAACAATTCAATCACAAtacaatagaaaataaaatagaaaaacagaaacaaaacactcaactaagcatcgatatacacagaaagcaagtatacaaattatcaaCTCCGATCATGAGGATCCAAATGCTAAACAAAAGTGggttttgagcctggacttgaaggagtcaatagagggggctgattttatagagagagggatgctgtTTTATGATGAACTCAATTAGATTTACAGATTTTTGGATTTTGAGGTTTGGGCTACTGAGCCTAGCCCATGTAATGCCATTACAGTCTAAAAAGGTATGGGTTATAAGTAGGGTAGTCTATCAATACACttgaaatgtaaaactaaataATCATCTCAGCCTTAAGCTGAATGACAGTCAGGAGAAGGACTTTTCTGGGACCGAA
The sequence above is drawn from the Clupea harengus chromosome 16, Ch_v2.0.2, whole genome shotgun sequence genome and encodes:
- the LOC122133600 gene encoding uncharacterized protein LOC122133600 gives rise to the protein MGVSENSLPGIKVPCPPSESRQKEQLGRRRLNRLQVQGTSFPQLSDRGLTQAAAAKETSDAWRRDRVTHYNQSPAEVLILHLQPPSPDADSFWPNMVCQTMEASLAPAQGQHPPVMASDDLLFEPTAPAKEARSSRFETIAQPGEVASEAIRRRARDQQLPVIPTHELFFDLKSSAKVKSSTGVHWPEGIAQEAAARRERLLKRHKRPMDELLWEPKSLAEETKSSSSAVVSQDEEICPALEVRGYRRPLPSFEVKVPFNPNNSTVSNGTRESVKEPSVRRRNRRVELLQSTIVQPLFFEPKPPAKAETCSSLPKAEEPMRTTAAVRTRVRALKPCLTLTDEALYQPVFIPTRARPLRNLCKLHAETEPASGTRTSWRY